One segment of Pan paniscus chromosome 20, NHGRI_mPanPan1-v2.0_pri, whole genome shotgun sequence DNA contains the following:
- the CACNG6 gene encoding voltage-dependent calcium channel gamma-6 subunit isoform X2, which translates to MMWSNFFLQEENRRRGAAGRRRAHGQGRSGLTPEREGKVKLALLLAAVGATLAVLSVGTEFWVELNTYKANGSAVCEAAHLGLWKVCTKRLWQADVPADRDTCGPAELPGEANCTYFKFFTTGENARIFQRTTKKGLLLLVSLEVFRHSVRALLQRVSPEPPPAPRLTYEYSWSLGCGVGAGLILLLGAGCFLLLTLPSWPWGSLCPKRGHRAT; encoded by the exons ATGATGTGGTCCAACTTCTTCCTGCAAGAGGAGAACCGGCGGCGGGGGGCCGCGGGCCGGCGGCGGGCGCACGGGCAGGGCAGGTCGGGGCTGACTCCTGAGCGCGAGGGGAAGGTGAAGCTGGCGCTGCTGCTGGCCGCCGTGGGCGCCACGCTGGCGGTGCTGTCCGTGGGCACCGAGTTCTGGGTGGAGCTCAACACCTACAAGGCCAACGGCAGCGCCGTGTGCGAAGCGGCCCACCTGGGGCTGTGGAAGGTGTGCACCAAGCGGCTGTGGCAGGCGGACGTGCCCGCGGACAGGGACACCTGCGGCCCCGCGGAGCTGCCCGGAG AAGCAAACTGCACCTATTTTAAATTCTTCACCACGGGGGAGAATGCACGCATCTTTCAGAGAACCACAAAGAAAG GCCTGCTGCTCCTGGTGAGCCTGGAGGTGTTCCGGCATTCCGTGAGGGCCCTGCTGCAGAGAGTCAGCCCGGAGCCTCCCCCGGCCCCACGCCTCACCTACGAGTACTCCTGGTCCCTGGGCTGCGGCGTGGGGGCCGGCCTGATCCTGCTGTTGGGGGCCGGCTGCTTTCTGCTGCTCACACTGCCTTCCTGGCCCTGGGGGTCCCTCTGTCCCAAGCGGGGGCACCGGGCCACCTAG
- the CACNG6 gene encoding voltage-dependent calcium channel gamma-6 subunit isoform X1, with the protein MMWSNFFLQEENRRRGAAGRRRAHGQGRSGLTPEREGKVKLALLLAAVGATLAVLSVGTEFWVELNTYKANGSAVCEAAHLGLWKVCTKRLWQADVPADRDTCGPAELPGEANCTYFKFFTTGENARIFQRTTKKEVNLAAAVIAVLGLAVMALGCLCIIMVLSKGAEFLLRVGAVCFGLSGLLLLVSLEVFRHSVRALLQRVSPEPPPAPRLTYEYSWSLGCGVGAGLILLLGAGCFLLLTLPSWPWGSLCPKRGHRAT; encoded by the exons ATGATGTGGTCCAACTTCTTCCTGCAAGAGGAGAACCGGCGGCGGGGGGCCGCGGGCCGGCGGCGGGCGCACGGGCAGGGCAGGTCGGGGCTGACTCCTGAGCGCGAGGGGAAGGTGAAGCTGGCGCTGCTGCTGGCCGCCGTGGGCGCCACGCTGGCGGTGCTGTCCGTGGGCACCGAGTTCTGGGTGGAGCTCAACACCTACAAGGCCAACGGCAGCGCCGTGTGCGAAGCGGCCCACCTGGGGCTGTGGAAGGTGTGCACCAAGCGGCTGTGGCAGGCGGACGTGCCCGCGGACAGGGACACCTGCGGCCCCGCGGAGCTGCCCGGAG AAGCAAACTGCACCTATTTTAAATTCTTCACCACGGGGGAGAATGCACGCATCTTTCAGAGAACCACAAAGAAAG AGGTGAATCTGGCAGCTGCAGTGATAGCAGTGCTGGGCCTGGCAGTCATGGCCTTGGGGTGCCTCTGTATCATCATGGTGCTCAGTAAAGGTGCAGAGTTCCTGCTCCGAGTTGGAGCcgtctgctttggcctctcag GCCTGCTGCTCCTGGTGAGCCTGGAGGTGTTCCGGCATTCCGTGAGGGCCCTGCTGCAGAGAGTCAGCCCGGAGCCTCCCCCGGCCCCACGCCTCACCTACGAGTACTCCTGGTCCCTGGGCTGCGGCGTGGGGGCCGGCCTGATCCTGCTGTTGGGGGCCGGCTGCTTTCTGCTGCTCACACTGCCTTCCTGGCCCTGGGGGTCCCTCTGTCCCAAGCGGGGGCACCGGGCCACCTAG
- the CACNG6 gene encoding voltage-dependent calcium channel gamma-6 subunit isoform X3, which yields MMWSNFFLQEENRRRGAAGRRRAHGQGRSGLTPEREGKVKLALLLAAVGATLAVLSVGTEFWVELNTYKANGSAVCEAAHLGLWKVCTKRLWQADVPADRDTCGPAELPGGLLLLVSLEVFRHSVRALLQRVSPEPPPAPRLTYEYSWSLGCGVGAGLILLLGAGCFLLLTLPSWPWGSLCPKRGHRAT from the exons ATGATGTGGTCCAACTTCTTCCTGCAAGAGGAGAACCGGCGGCGGGGGGCCGCGGGCCGGCGGCGGGCGCACGGGCAGGGCAGGTCGGGGCTGACTCCTGAGCGCGAGGGGAAGGTGAAGCTGGCGCTGCTGCTGGCCGCCGTGGGCGCCACGCTGGCGGTGCTGTCCGTGGGCACCGAGTTCTGGGTGGAGCTCAACACCTACAAGGCCAACGGCAGCGCCGTGTGCGAAGCGGCCCACCTGGGGCTGTGGAAGGTGTGCACCAAGCGGCTGTGGCAGGCGGACGTGCCCGCGGACAGGGACACCTGCGGCCCCGCGGAGCTGCCCGGAG GCCTGCTGCTCCTGGTGAGCCTGGAGGTGTTCCGGCATTCCGTGAGGGCCCTGCTGCAGAGAGTCAGCCCGGAGCCTCCCCCGGCCCCACGCCTCACCTACGAGTACTCCTGGTCCCTGGGCTGCGGCGTGGGGGCCGGCCTGATCCTGCTGTTGGGGGCCGGCTGCTTTCTGCTGCTCACACTGCCTTCCTGGCCCTGGGGGTCCCTCTGTCCCAAGCGGGGGCACCGGGCCACCTAG